In Halorientalis sp. LT38, a genomic segment contains:
- a CDS encoding class I adenylate-forming enzyme family protein: MSDATELPEQPWFAEYEQFGVPKTLEPYPDQPVHQFLYDSAEEYPEQGIVQLGQKYNYPEVVEDVERLATALRERGVEKGSRVATVLPTSAQFIIAENAISRAGGVHIPNDFLDAEEDLIYRLEQGQPEVLIGQDKHRDLIESLQEELDLPDVILTSVDDYSEDPPETHEDVEGVEWLTDVIESTEPNPPEVEFDVEDDVHTLLFTGGTTGLPKGCQLTHRNLTANALQANAAQSRMADMMRGSEGAVMALPLYHAYGYSVQHSLIELGLDVLTVPDARDTEMMVELIEEREPLIMMGVPTQFMEIVNEDLDQDVVGLSGSAPLATETKEKFEEKSKGVSQGYGLSEMSPVTHFNTRGLQDMLLGEDTREEGFDMPTIGVPVPDTEVKLVDVDSGEEIPLRKAIDEELEGEMLLNGPQRMKGYLDESKDPFDDDGFVATGDVAKIDSKGRFYIVDRVKNMINVSGLKVYSEEVDEVLFSHPGVHRPATIGASDPDRPGSEIVVIYVEEDPDYDGDLTEEDVREHLEGKVPKQAMPEEVHIVDEIPLTDVGKTDKQDLKGRHE, encoded by the coding sequence ATGTCAGACGCAACCGAGCTCCCGGAGCAGCCGTGGTTCGCCGAGTACGAACAGTTCGGCGTGCCGAAGACGCTCGAACCGTACCCCGATCAGCCGGTCCACCAGTTCCTCTACGACTCGGCCGAGGAGTACCCCGAACAGGGTATCGTGCAGCTCGGCCAGAAGTACAACTATCCCGAGGTCGTCGAGGACGTCGAACGGCTGGCGACCGCGCTGCGCGAACGCGGCGTCGAAAAGGGCAGCCGCGTCGCGACGGTGCTCCCGACCTCCGCGCAGTTCATCATCGCGGAGAACGCCATCTCCCGGGCGGGCGGGGTCCACATCCCGAACGACTTCCTCGACGCAGAGGAGGACCTGATCTACCGGCTCGAGCAGGGCCAGCCCGAGGTCCTCATCGGCCAGGACAAGCACCGGGACCTCATCGAGAGCCTGCAGGAGGAGCTCGACCTCCCGGACGTGATCCTCACCTCCGTCGACGACTACAGCGAGGACCCGCCCGAGACACACGAGGACGTCGAGGGCGTCGAGTGGCTCACCGACGTGATCGAGTCCACCGAGCCGAACCCGCCCGAGGTCGAGTTCGACGTGGAAGACGACGTTCACACGCTCCTCTTTACGGGTGGCACGACCGGCCTCCCGAAGGGCTGTCAGCTCACCCACCGCAACCTCACCGCCAACGCGCTGCAGGCCAACGCCGCCCAGTCGCGGATGGCGGACATGATGCGCGGCAGCGAGGGGGCCGTCATGGCCCTGCCGCTGTATCACGCCTACGGCTACTCCGTCCAGCACTCGCTGATCGAACTCGGCCTCGACGTTCTCACGGTACCGGACGCCCGGGACACGGAGATGATGGTCGAGTTGATCGAGGAGCGCGAGCCGCTGATCATGATGGGCGTCCCGACCCAGTTCATGGAGATCGTCAACGAGGACCTCGACCAGGACGTCGTCGGGCTCTCGGGGTCGGCCCCGCTGGCGACCGAGACCAAAGAGAAGTTCGAGGAGAAGTCCAAGGGCGTCTCCCAGGGCTACGGCCTCTCGGAGATGTCGCCGGTGACGCACTTCAACACCCGCGGGCTCCAGGACATGCTGCTCGGCGAGGACACCCGCGAGGAAGGGTTCGACATGCCGACCATCGGCGTCCCGGTGCCGGACACGGAGGTCAAACTCGTCGACGTCGACAGCGGCGAGGAGATCCCGCTCCGGAAAGCCATCGACGAGGAACTCGAGGGCGAGATGCTCCTCAACGGTCCCCAGCGGATGAAGGGCTATCTCGACGAGAGCAAGGACCCCTTCGACGACGACGGGTTCGTCGCGACCGGTGACGTCGCGAAGATCGACTCCAAGGGCCGGTTCTACATCGTCGACCGCGTGAAGAACATGATCAACGTCTCCGGGCTGAAGGTCTACTCCGAGGAGGTCGACGAGGTCCTCTTCTCCCACCCAGGCGTCCACCGCCCGGCCACCATCGGCGCGTCGGACCCGGACCGTCCGGGCAGCGAGATCGTCGTCATCTACGTCGAGGAGGATCCCGACTACGACGGCGACCTCACCGAGGAAGACGTCCGCGAGCACCTCGAGGGGAAGGTCCCGAAACAGGCCATGCCCGAGGAGGTCCACATCGTCGACGAGATCCCACTGACCGACGTGGGCAAGACCGACAAGCAGGACCTGAAAGGTCGACACGAGTAA
- a CDS encoding DUF5305 domain-containing protein, which produces MSAWNRRLRSVLDRRFVLFVLLLLALTLAGGWLSYQAYGTTETAVEQRPGPTATFVGEFDHGADVAVDGPVFAEGERLANRSTYFTRTTPVLDGRFRYTYSATGDGNLSVTATVDTVFRSVDDSGGDTGEYWRVRREVNRTSAVLAPTEELDVRFSGNVTELIDEIRRYDESVGRTPGSLEIAFVTTVTAEGTVNGEPTARSQTYRLGVDPDGSVYRVADPGPVTNETSGPPREVRVEVSPGPLERFGGPAAAVLGLLGLLSLGHLRYRGRLALDDRERATLTFERDRSEYDEWITTGRLPRETREKPTVEVDSLEGLVDVAIDSDRRVIEHESRREFVTVVDDVVYRFAPPRDPDDESDQEPIPTTDDPDESDRQSHDSSSQPITWTDREDEDARSTDSPNRD; this is translated from the coding sequence ATGAGTGCCTGGAACCGTCGCCTCAGGTCCGTCCTCGACCGGCGGTTCGTCCTGTTCGTGCTCCTCCTCCTCGCGCTGACGCTCGCCGGCGGCTGGCTCTCCTATCAGGCCTACGGGACGACAGAAACCGCCGTCGAGCAGCGACCCGGCCCCACCGCGACGTTCGTCGGCGAGTTCGATCACGGCGCCGACGTCGCCGTCGACGGCCCCGTGTTCGCCGAGGGCGAACGCCTCGCCAACAGGTCGACGTACTTCACCCGGACAACGCCGGTCCTCGACGGCCGGTTCCGGTACACCTACTCCGCGACCGGCGACGGGAACCTCTCGGTCACCGCGACGGTCGACACCGTGTTTCGGTCCGTCGACGACTCGGGCGGCGACACAGGCGAGTACTGGCGCGTGCGCCGGGAGGTCAACCGGACGAGCGCCGTGCTCGCCCCGACCGAAGAACTCGACGTTCGGTTCTCCGGCAACGTCACCGAACTGATCGACGAGATTCGGCGGTACGACGAGTCGGTCGGGCGCACGCCCGGCTCGCTCGAGATCGCGTTCGTGACGACCGTGACCGCCGAGGGAACCGTGAACGGCGAGCCAACGGCGCGCAGCCAGACGTACCGCCTCGGCGTCGACCCCGACGGGAGCGTCTACCGCGTGGCCGACCCCGGGCCCGTCACGAACGAGACGAGCGGCCCGCCCCGGGAGGTCAGGGTCGAGGTTTCGCCGGGCCCGCTCGAACGATTCGGCGGGCCCGCGGCGGCCGTGCTCGGCCTGCTCGGCCTGCTCTCCCTCGGCCACCTGCGATACCGCGGCCGCCTGGCCCTGGACGATCGCGAGCGAGCCACCCTGACGTTCGAGCGGGACCGCTCGGAATACGACGAGTGGATCACCACTGGACGGCTCCCCCGCGAGACGCGAGAGAAACCGACCGTCGAGGTAGACTCGCTCGAAGGCCTCGTCGACGTCGCCATCGACAGCGACCGCCGCGTCATCGAACACGAGTCCCGCCGGGAGTTCGTCACCGTCGTCGACGACGTGGTCTACCGATTCGCCCCGCCTCGGGACCCCGACGACGAGTCCGATCAGGAACCGATCCCGACCACAGACGACCCGGACGAGTCAGATCGCCAGTCCCACGACTCGTCCAGCCAACCGATCACGTGGACCGACCGCGAAGACGAGGACGCTCGATCGACCGACTCACCGAACCGGGACTGA
- a CDS encoding 2Fe-2S iron-sulfur cluster-binding protein has protein sequence MTDYTVEFAGTGERITVSETDTILRRCIEEGIAQEYSCRVGMCLACSAKVLEGEVTQPAAHGLTDAEREEYALTCMARPQSDLVLDRGEYPPSIEEDADGVVEVAGDD, from the coding sequence ATGACCGACTACACCGTGGAATTCGCGGGGACGGGGGAACGGATCACGGTCTCGGAGACGGACACGATCCTCAGACGGTGCATCGAGGAGGGGATCGCTCAGGAGTACTCCTGCCGGGTCGGGATGTGTCTGGCGTGTTCTGCGAAGGTCCTCGAGGGGGAGGTCACGCAGCCGGCAGCGCACGGACTCACCGACGCCGAGCGAGAGGAGTACGCGCTGACCTGTATGGCTCGACCGCAGTCCGATCTCGTGCTGGATCGAGGGGAGTATCCGCCGAGTATCGAAGAGGACGCGGACGGGGTCGTGGAAGTGGCGGGGGACGACTAG
- a CDS encoding geranylgeranyl reductase family protein: MATQETDAGGSGAGGGTRTYDIVVVGAGTAGCYAAATAAREGLDVAVVERKSEAEAGHIACGDALKGADQFPESIPKSQIEPAFTNTVVDHGRFEIPSEDAILDIPVPGELAVIDRWEYGRLVIEGAEKAGVEFHYDTVVQDVRQDESGRVTGVTARRRGDPVTYEADVTIDAAGALSILQDKADLDEATFDTNVRYSQFSSGYREIIEVDEPVDWSDALVFKPTKRASGYLWYFPRTPTEINVGLGFQMNEEPMKLVEDLKRDVRNRPEFSNATVTDKLGAALPTRRPYDSAVAPGFMAVGDAAGHVNPTTGGGIAGAAYAGQYAAEEAIDAIGDGDLDEGALWEYNSRIMDHFGGRYAALDVYNIFTMAYDLDDLMALLAAMPGEQLAEALYEGSTDVSLPLKVKTAIKTFGHWKTIYDLYKTKGLADRLLDHYETYPASPDGFESWRSERDDLMDEIYETTGAEAKY; the protein is encoded by the coding sequence ATGGCTACTCAGGAGACCGACGCCGGCGGATCGGGTGCCGGCGGCGGGACCCGAACGTACGATATCGTCGTCGTGGGGGCGGGGACGGCGGGATGTTACGCGGCCGCGACCGCGGCACGGGAGGGACTCGACGTCGCCGTCGTCGAGCGCAAATCGGAGGCGGAAGCGGGCCACATCGCCTGCGGGGACGCGCTCAAGGGCGCCGACCAGTTCCCGGAGAGCATCCCCAAGTCCCAGATCGAACCGGCGTTCACGAACACCGTGGTCGACCACGGTCGGTTCGAGATCCCCTCGGAGGACGCGATTCTCGACATCCCGGTGCCGGGCGAACTCGCCGTCATCGACCGGTGGGAGTACGGTCGCCTTGTCATCGAGGGCGCCGAGAAGGCCGGCGTCGAGTTCCACTACGACACCGTCGTGCAGGACGTCCGGCAGGACGAGTCCGGGCGCGTGACCGGTGTCACCGCCCGGCGGCGCGGCGACCCGGTCACCTACGAGGCCGACGTGACCATCGACGCCGCGGGCGCGCTGTCGATCCTGCAGGACAAGGCCGACCTCGACGAGGCGACCTTCGACACGAACGTCCGGTACTCGCAGTTCTCCTCGGGCTACCGCGAGATCATCGAGGTCGACGAACCCGTCGACTGGTCGGACGCGCTCGTGTTCAAGCCGACGAAGCGTGCGTCGGGGTACCTCTGGTACTTCCCGCGCACGCCGACCGAGATCAACGTCGGCCTGGGCTTCCAGATGAACGAAGAGCCGATGAAACTGGTCGAGGACCTCAAGCGCGACGTCCGCAACCGGCCGGAGTTCTCGAACGCGACGGTCACCGACAAACTCGGCGCGGCGCTGCCGACCCGACGCCCCTACGACTCGGCTGTCGCCCCCGGCTTCATGGCCGTCGGCGACGCCGCGGGGCACGTCAACCCCACCACCGGCGGCGGCATCGCCGGCGCGGCCTACGCCGGCCAGTACGCCGCCGAAGAGGCGATCGACGCCATCGGCGACGGCGACCTCGACGAGGGCGCGCTCTGGGAGTACAACAGCCGGATCATGGACCACTTCGGCGGGCGCTACGCCGCGCTGGACGTCTACAACATCTTCACGATGGCCTACGATCTGGACGACCTGATGGCGCTGCTCGCCGCGATGCCGGGCGAACAGCTCGCCGAGGCGCTCTACGAGGGCTCGACGGACGTGAGCCTCCCGCTGAAGGTCAAGACGGCGATCAAGACCTTCGGCCACTGGAAGACCATCTACGACCTCTACAAGACCAAAGGCCTGGCCGACCGCCTGCTCGACCACTACGAGACCTACCCCGCGTCCCCCGACGGCTTCGAATCCTGGCGGAGCGAGCGCGACGACCTGATGGACGAGATCTACGAGACGACCGGCGCCGAAGCGAAGTACTGA
- a CDS encoding type IV pilin N-terminal domain-containing protein, protein MNVKGLFTDDSAVSPVIGVVLMVAITVLLAATAATFFIGIGQDNSNSTPQVATSFDYDQEMHSSGNYRVDTLKISHDSGDTITAKNLDIVVSDAETYDTSGGGSYSDLNDRYQWDEFDGVGGSDSKVSGGDTVKLEAGQDPLASDDGLRLDGATVKIVWDDPGSSSTFTLNTWEN, encoded by the coding sequence ATGAACGTCAAAGGACTATTCACGGACGATTCGGCAGTGTCGCCGGTCATCGGCGTCGTGCTGATGGTCGCGATCACGGTGTTGCTGGCGGCGACGGCAGCCACATTCTTCATCGGCATCGGGCAGGACAACAGCAACAGCACGCCGCAGGTGGCGACGAGTTTCGACTACGATCAGGAGATGCATTCGAGTGGAAACTATCGGGTGGACACGCTGAAGATCAGCCACGACAGCGGTGACACGATCACCGCGAAGAACCTCGACATCGTGGTGTCTGATGCGGAGACGTACGACACGTCGGGGGGCGGTAGCTATTCGGATCTGAACGACCGGTACCAGTGGGACGAGTTCGACGGTGTCGGGGGCAGTGACAGCAAGGTCTCCGGCGGAGATACTGTCAAGCTCGAAGCCGGCCAAGATCCGTTGGCTTCCGACGACGGTCTCCGACTGGACGGCGCGACCGTCAAGATCGTCTGGGACGACCCGGGCAGTTCCTCGACGTTCACGCTGAACACCTGGGAGAACTGA
- a CDS encoding amidohydrolase, which yields MNHVDRDRLVALRREFHRRPEPAWREFWTTARVVEALESIGVDDLLVGPEVLDADARMAVPDDDELDAWLDRARETGADPDILDRLAGGYTGAVAVLEGNRDGPTVGLRVDIDGLPRAESESPDHQPAADGFRSETGAMHACGHDAHATIGLGVLEALADRDFPGRLKVLFQPAEEVVGGAAPMAESGVVDDVDYLLALHIGLDHPTGEVVAGVEGFLAVSQFRAEFAGESAHAGGHPGQGRNAVQAMTAAVQNLYAIPRHEDGATRVNAGDVGGGTATNIVPESAYLAGEVRGETTDLMTYMREHADRIIESAATMHDCEVEIETAGQAPSAENDPQVVDVVQAVAGRTEGVESVLRHDDLGGSEDATYLMDRVQDHGGKAAFVCVGTDHPGGHHTATFDVDEDSLQIGVAVLRDALLTLGREAP from the coding sequence ATGAACCACGTCGATCGCGACCGTCTCGTCGCCCTCCGCCGCGAGTTTCACCGCCGACCCGAACCCGCCTGGCGGGAGTTCTGGACCACCGCCCGCGTCGTCGAAGCACTCGAATCCATCGGCGTCGACGACCTCCTCGTGGGCCCCGAGGTCCTCGACGCGGACGCGCGGATGGCCGTGCCCGACGACGACGAACTCGACGCCTGGCTCGACCGCGCCCGCGAGACGGGGGCCGACCCCGACATCCTCGATCGCCTCGCCGGCGGCTACACCGGTGCCGTCGCCGTGCTGGAGGGGAACCGGGACGGCCCGACGGTCGGGCTCAGGGTCGACATCGACGGCCTCCCGCGGGCCGAGTCCGAGAGCCCCGACCACCAGCCAGCGGCCGACGGCTTCCGCTCCGAGACGGGTGCGATGCACGCCTGCGGGCACGACGCCCACGCGACCATCGGCCTCGGCGTGCTCGAAGCCCTCGCGGACCGTGACTTCCCCGGCCGGCTGAAAGTGCTCTTCCAGCCCGCCGAGGAGGTGGTCGGCGGCGCGGCGCCGATGGCCGAGAGCGGCGTCGTCGACGACGTCGACTACCTGCTGGCGCTCCACATCGGCCTGGACCACCCCACCGGCGAGGTCGTCGCGGGCGTCGAGGGCTTCCTCGCGGTCAGTCAGTTCCGCGCTGAGTTCGCGGGCGAATCGGCCCACGCGGGCGGCCACCCCGGCCAGGGCCGCAACGCCGTGCAGGCGATGACCGCAGCGGTCCAGAACCTCTACGCCATCCCCCGGCACGAAGACGGCGCCACCCGGGTCAACGCCGGCGACGTCGGCGGCGGGACCGCCACCAACATCGTCCCCGAGTCGGCGTATCTCGCGGGCGAGGTCCGCGGCGAGACCACCGACCTCATGACCTACATGCGCGAGCACGCCGACCGCATCATCGAATCGGCCGCGACGATGCACGATTGCGAGGTCGAAATCGAGACGGCGGGCCAGGCCCCCAGCGCCGAGAACGATCCCCAGGTGGTCGACGTGGTCCAGGCCGTCGCCGGCCGGACCGAGGGCGTCGAGTCGGTCCTGCGTCACGACGACCTGGGCGGCAGCGAGGACGCGACCTACCTGATGGACCGCGTGCAGGACCACGGCGGAAAAGCCGCCTTCGTGTGCGTCGGCACCGACCACCCCGGCGGCCACCACACCGCAACCTTCGACGTCGACGAGGACTCGCTTCAGATCGGGGTCGCGGTCCTCAGGGACGCGCTCCTCACGCTCGGACGCGAGGCTCCCTGA
- a CDS encoding uS10/mL48 family ribosomal protein, whose product MPFVTKLTLESGDRHLLEDVVTTIKEAAARKGVELKGPHPHPPVDKRVPQLKSLVDDGAHFQPWAYTVYTRTIEIVGHDEFARSVAERDIPKEVHVSAEIEQRSQTT is encoded by the coding sequence ATGCCGTTCGTCACGAAGCTCACGCTCGAAAGCGGCGATCGTCACCTCCTCGAGGACGTGGTCACCACGATCAAGGAGGCCGCCGCGCGCAAGGGCGTCGAACTGAAAGGGCCACACCCCCACCCGCCGGTGGACAAGCGTGTCCCGCAACTGAAGTCCCTCGTCGACGACGGCGCCCACTTCCAGCCCTGGGCCTACACCGTCTACACCCGCACCATCGAGATCGTCGGTCACGACGAGTTCGCCCGCTCCGTCGCCGAACGGGACATCCCGAAGGAAGTCCACGTCTCCGCCGAGATCGAACAGCGGAGCCAGACTACCTGA
- a CDS encoding bis(5'-nucleosyl)-tetraphosphatase, whose translation MMEATSAGAILFRDTRGRREYLLLKSRPGDWEFPKGGVEGEEELQQTAIREVKEEAGIADFRLLDGFREDYDYVFEANGKTIHKTVHLFVAKSFEASAELSNEHRDMQWRDYDQAINTVTQDGPREILEQAHEFLNEETDF comes from the coding sequence ATGATGGAGGCCACGAGCGCGGGAGCCATCCTCTTTCGCGATACGCGTGGCCGCAGGGAGTACCTCCTGCTCAAGAGCCGCCCCGGCGATTGGGAATTCCCCAAGGGCGGCGTCGAGGGCGAGGAGGAACTCCAGCAGACTGCGATACGCGAAGTGAAAGAGGAGGCCGGAATCGCGGATTTCCGGCTGTTGGACGGCTTCCGGGAAGATTACGACTACGTGTTCGAAGCGAACGGCAAGACGATCCACAAGACCGTGCACCTGTTCGTCGCCAAGTCGTTCGAGGCGAGCGCAGAGCTCTCGAACGAACATCGCGACATGCAGTGGCGCGATTACGATCAGGCGATAAACACCGTCACGCAGGACGGTCCCCGCGAGATCCTGGAACAGGCCCACGAGTTCCTGAACGAGGAGACGGACTTTTGA
- a CDS encoding RDD family protein, producing MERHPEPALGTADKVTFQRILAYLVDGTIVGGVFGFVYLFVGLLGGGSMLLSGDPTAAFDAFTGIGGVLFLLLFLFAFLLYKPLFEAAIGYTPGKGVFGLVVAKADGGRCTPGAAVIRHLLRIIDFLFVYPPYAIGLFSIGLTEDKQRLGDLAANTVVVKRA from the coding sequence ATGGAACGACATCCGGAACCGGCGCTCGGAACCGCAGACAAAGTGACCTTTCAGCGCATCCTGGCGTATCTGGTCGACGGGACGATCGTCGGGGGCGTCTTCGGGTTCGTCTACCTGTTCGTCGGGCTTCTCGGCGGCGGTTCGATGCTTCTCTCCGGTGACCCCACGGCCGCGTTCGACGCGTTTACCGGCATCGGCGGCGTCCTCTTCCTGCTCCTTTTCCTGTTCGCCTTCCTGCTGTACAAACCGCTGTTCGAGGCTGCTATCGGCTACACGCCCGGGAAGGGGGTCTTCGGGCTGGTCGTCGCCAAGGCCGACGGCGGGCGGTGCACGCCGGGCGCGGCCGTGATCCGTCACCTGCTCCGGATCATCGACTTCCTCTTCGTCTATCCGCCGTACGCGATCGGACTATTCAGTATCGGCCTCACCGAGGACAAACAGCGCCTCGGCGACCTCGCGGCGAACACGGTCGTCGTCAAACGGGCCTGA
- a CDS encoding DUF5787 family protein — MTSTEPEFVFELRVCQWAERNWPPVGDGDADTVPLIARQLGTKYRRWDTVVVEADRDALRDRADFGAEGLNSDLLHVVRNAPAEWAWYQDALPDPGYPWRYVREAVHEAADRDLIEKRSGANGRIELRRFQPYPDWIERIVAIENKPDLDRAAARTLAPQIERDVALGLADEVWVATARTGGRVEPALLEDLPVEAGILTVDPTANGPAGDQAVDVAWNPRTLAPGEPGTRITDRPTGADHDASAARFEYADPAWKAGKRREIAERAYERGWRAYADTMRPDCRHFRLRTEAGDALPWCAAKGCHQTAGECAGSCGEFTPEPPTWRQRDWPIAGGPGKALKRLLEGQRRRRRPGL; from the coding sequence GTGACGAGCACCGAGCCGGAGTTCGTCTTCGAGTTGCGGGTCTGTCAGTGGGCCGAGCGCAACTGGCCGCCCGTCGGCGACGGCGACGCGGACACGGTCCCCCTGATCGCCCGACAGCTCGGGACGAAGTACCGGCGGTGGGACACCGTCGTCGTCGAGGCCGACCGGGACGCACTCCGAGACCGGGCCGATTTCGGCGCCGAGGGCCTGAACTCCGACCTCCTCCACGTCGTCCGCAACGCTCCGGCCGAGTGGGCGTGGTATCAGGACGCCCTCCCGGATCCGGGCTACCCCTGGCGGTACGTCCGCGAGGCGGTCCACGAGGCCGCCGACCGCGACCTGATCGAGAAACGGAGCGGCGCGAACGGCCGGATCGAGTTGCGCCGCTTCCAGCCGTATCCCGACTGGATCGAGCGGATCGTCGCGATCGAGAACAAACCCGACCTCGACCGCGCGGCGGCGCGGACGCTGGCACCCCAGATCGAACGCGACGTGGCGCTGGGGCTGGCCGACGAGGTCTGGGTGGCCACGGCCCGGACCGGCGGGAGAGTCGAACCAGCCCTGCTCGAAGATTTACCTGTGGAAGCCGGCATCCTGACGGTCGATCCGACCGCCAACGGCCCCGCGGGAGACCAGGCGGTCGACGTGGCCTGGAATCCCCGAACGCTCGCGCCCGGCGAGCCTGGTACCCGCATCACCGACCGGCCGACAGGCGCCGATCACGACGCCTCGGCGGCCCGGTTCGAGTACGCCGATCCGGCGTGGAAGGCGGGCAAGCGCCGCGAGATCGCCGAGCGCGCCTACGAGCGAGGGTGGCGCGCGTACGCGGACACCATGCGTCCGGACTGCAGGCACTTCCGCCTCCGGACGGAGGCCGGCGACGCGCTCCCCTGGTGTGCGGCCAAGGGCTGTCACCAGACGGCCGGCGAGTGCGCCGGATCGTGCGGGGAGTTCACCCCCGAACCGCCGACCTGGCGACAGCGGGACTGGCCGATCGCCGGCGGGCCGGGGAAAGCCCTCAAGCGACTGCTCGAGGGCCAGCGGCGGCGTCGGCGGCCGGGGCTGTGA
- a CDS encoding DUF5797 family protein yields the protein MTLSDEARERLADVVALQPTKNAELQDRWDLESGSDVHQYLEDELKDYYYRDENSLICATEAANAMVGADDPEGERIVRVPPLQAAVIEVLAGPEERSQSVVSVLHDLRETGEDPEIDDVRSALRSLSDKGIAERIRRTVPTYRLAVAREEFTVEELD from the coding sequence ATGACGCTTTCGGACGAGGCCCGCGAGCGACTCGCGGACGTCGTCGCGCTCCAGCCGACGAAGAACGCCGAGCTCCAGGACAGGTGGGACCTGGAGAGCGGCAGCGACGTCCACCAGTACCTCGAGGACGAACTCAAGGACTACTACTACCGCGACGAGAACAGCCTCATCTGCGCGACGGAGGCCGCCAACGCGATGGTCGGCGCCGACGACCCCGAAGGCGAACGGATCGTCCGCGTCCCGCCGCTGCAGGCCGCCGTGATCGAGGTCCTCGCCGGCCCCGAGGAGCGCTCCCAGAGCGTCGTCTCGGTCCTGCACGACCTCCGCGAGACCGGCGAGGACCCCGAGATCGACGACGTGCGGTCGGCGCTCCGGAGCCTCTCAGATAAGGGGATCGCCGAGCGGATCAGGCGCACGGTCCCCACCTACCGCCTGGCCGTCGCTCGCGAGGAGTTCACCGTCGAGGAACTCGACTGA
- a CDS encoding enoyl-CoA hydratase/isomerase family protein has protein sequence MDWDTVTLDHDDGVTTITIDRPDRLNALNVETLDALDEALDEAEAQDTRVLVVTGAGEDAFVAGADIAYMKDMGVEAAQAYAERGHAVINRVDTFPAPVIAAVNGYAFGGGCELALAADLRVASERAVLGQTEIDLGIVPGWGGTQRLARLVGDETARRMVFFGDRVDAEDADRLGLVGDVVAHDQLDSFVRDMADELAAKPAFALRTAKEALDQVHRTNLEAGLRYEKRVWSGLFGTADQEEGMTAFVEDREPEFE, from the coding sequence ATGGACTGGGACACAGTCACCCTCGACCACGACGACGGCGTCACGACCATCACGATCGACCGCCCCGACCGCCTGAACGCGCTCAACGTCGAGACCCTGGACGCGCTCGACGAGGCCCTCGACGAAGCCGAAGCGCAGGACACGCGCGTCCTCGTCGTCACCGGTGCCGGCGAGGACGCCTTCGTCGCCGGCGCGGACATCGCCTACATGAAAGACATGGGCGTCGAGGCGGCCCAGGCCTACGCCGAGCGCGGACACGCCGTCATCAACCGGGTCGACACCTTCCCGGCACCGGTGATCGCGGCGGTCAACGGCTACGCCTTCGGCGGCGGCTGCGAACTCGCGCTCGCCGCCGACCTGCGGGTGGCCAGCGAGCGCGCCGTGCTCGGCCAGACCGAGATCGACCTCGGGATCGTCCCCGGCTGGGGCGGCACCCAGCGGCTCGCCCGCCTCGTCGGCGACGAGACGGCCCGGCGCATGGTCTTCTTCGGCGACCGCGTCGACGCCGAGGACGCCGACCGCCTCGGCCTCGTCGGCGACGTCGTCGCCCACGACCAGCTCGACTCGTTCGTCCGGGACATGGCCGACGAACTGGCCGCGAAACCCGCCTTCGCCCTCCGGACGGCCAAGGAGGCGCTCGACCAGGTCCACCGGACCAACCTCGAAGCCGGCCTGCGATACGAGAAACGCGTCTGGAGCGGGCTGTTCGGCACCGCCGACCAGGAGGAGGGCATGACCGCCTTCGTCGAGGACCGCGAACCGGAGTTCGAGTGA